In Cumulibacter soli, one genomic interval encodes:
- a CDS encoding ABC transporter ATP-binding protein: MIRFDRVTVAYADASGPALSKVEFEIDEGEMTLVMGRTGSGKSTLLRAINGLVPHFSGGTMAGQVTVDGRSTQTHRPRDLADVVGFVGQDPLSGFITDNVEDELAYSMESLGIAPSVMRRRVEETLDLLGLADLRGRPLAHLSGGQQQRVAIGAVLTPHPRVLVLDEPTSALDPLGAEDVLATLQRLVHDLGMTVVLAEHRLERVVPHVDRVIYVPGNGSEVELGVPHDIMSRAPIVPPVVQLGRIAGWSPLPLTVRDARRRAHDLRAGLAGIPAPEHAPAALGDVVLAVSDLVAGFARQPVLNGVDCSVRGGEVVALMGRNGAGKSTLLRSIAGLHKASHGTVAATNVGLVPQVPADLLYAPTVGKECAMSDRDAQAATGTTRGLLDRLAPGIADAHHPRDLSEGQKLCLALAIVLASEPRVILLDEPTRGLDYDAKQQLVRILRSLAAEGNAVLLATHDVELVAEVASRVLLLGDGEIVADGPVAQIVSSSPAFAPQTVKVLAPQQWLTPGDVAVALAAAPANRTGESDG, from the coding sequence ATGATTCGCTTCGATCGGGTGACTGTCGCCTACGCCGACGCGTCAGGCCCCGCGTTGAGCAAAGTCGAGTTCGAGATCGACGAAGGCGAGATGACCCTCGTGATGGGCCGCACCGGCAGCGGCAAGTCCACGCTGCTGCGCGCGATCAACGGCTTGGTTCCGCACTTCTCCGGCGGCACCATGGCCGGTCAGGTCACCGTGGACGGACGATCGACGCAGACGCACCGGCCCCGGGATCTAGCCGACGTCGTCGGGTTCGTGGGACAAGATCCCCTGTCCGGCTTCATTACCGACAACGTCGAGGATGAACTCGCGTACTCGATGGAATCGCTCGGGATTGCCCCGTCGGTGATGCGACGCCGCGTGGAAGAAACGCTCGATCTTCTTGGGCTCGCGGATCTGCGTGGGCGTCCGCTCGCGCATCTGTCCGGTGGCCAGCAGCAGCGAGTGGCAATCGGCGCTGTGCTCACTCCCCATCCGCGCGTACTGGTGCTCGATGAGCCGACGTCCGCACTGGATCCGCTCGGCGCCGAAGACGTGCTCGCGACGCTGCAGCGGCTCGTGCACGACCTGGGCATGACGGTGGTGCTCGCCGAACATCGACTCGAACGGGTCGTACCGCACGTGGACCGCGTGATTTACGTGCCCGGGAACGGATCGGAGGTCGAACTCGGCGTACCGCACGACATCATGTCGCGAGCTCCGATCGTGCCGCCGGTAGTTCAACTCGGGCGTATCGCCGGGTGGAGCCCGCTGCCCTTGACGGTGCGCGATGCCCGCCGACGGGCGCACGATCTGCGTGCGGGTCTCGCCGGCATTCCGGCACCCGAACACGCACCGGCGGCGCTTGGCGACGTCGTACTGGCGGTGTCCGACCTGGTGGCTGGGTTCGCTCGCCAGCCGGTGCTCAACGGCGTGGACTGCAGCGTCCGTGGCGGCGAAGTGGTAGCACTCATGGGGCGAAACGGCGCCGGGAAGTCCACCTTGTTGCGCTCGATTGCGGGACTCCATAAAGCCTCACACGGTACGGTCGCCGCCACCAACGTCGGGCTCGTGCCGCAGGTCCCCGCCGACTTGCTCTACGCACCGACCGTCGGCAAGGAATGCGCGATGTCGGATCGGGACGCACAGGCGGCGACGGGAACAACACGTGGGCTGCTGGATCGACTCGCGCCTGGAATCGCCGACGCACACCACCCCCGGGACCTGTCGGAGGGCCAAAAGCTGTGCCTCGCGCTGGCGATCGTGTTGGCCTCCGAACCGCGAGTGATACTGCTGGATGAGCCGACGCGCGGCCTGGACTACGACGCCAAGCAACAATTGGTGCGTATCTTGCGGTCGTTAGCGGCCGAGGGAAACGCGGTGCTGTTGGCGACACATGATGTCGAACTCGTGGCGGAGGTCGCCTCGCGCGTACTCCTGCTTGGCGACGGCGAGATCGTGGCTGACGGGCCCGTCGCGCAGATCGTGAGTTCCTCACCGGCGTTCGCCCCACAAACGGTGAAGGTGCTCGCACCGCAGCAATGGCTTACCCCAGGTGATGTCGCCGTCGCGCTCGCGGCAGCCCCAGCGAACAGAACGGGTGAGTCTGATGGCTGA